The proteins below come from a single Dermatophagoides farinae isolate YC_2012a chromosome 7, ASM2471394v1, whole genome shotgun sequence genomic window:
- the LOC124497089 gene encoding DNA damage-regulated autophagy modulator protein 1 isoform X1 has protein sequence MTIEEEEGNLFLKFIRGLPMLLGSMIVTFAFILWIFAIRLEQVNPIFPYISDLGLHQPVLSMFTFSLCFASLLLLLVVIIRYRLTRYYLDIYNMDLRWANYSLATGMIMVVSMCATGSIQNDKPFYLQILHNIFATILFTSVQFDILTEFLIAKQLPNQTRISNGRIIILIISMTAVILYLLTMIISFQKYPQSFANSSLRLWWSTNDPGYYWHVASSIFEWFIVIMLGPHVMTYRSLFETDIINLDEKQKCTNHNNNDGN, from the exons ATGACCATTGAAGAAGAGGAAGGTAATTTATTCTTG AAATTTATACGTGGCCTACCAATGTTATTAGGCTCAATGATTGTAACATTCGCATTTATATT ATGGATATTTGCCATACGTCTGGAACAAGTGAATCCAATATTTCCATATATAAGCGATCTAGGCCTTCATCAACCTGTATTATCAATGTTTACATTTTCACTTTGTTTTGCATcacttttattattgttagtTGTCATCATTAGATATCGTTTAACACGTTATTATCTAGATATTTATAATATGGATTTACGTTGGGCAAATTATTCACTGGCCACCGGTATGATTATGGTTGTCAGTATGTGTGCAACTGGTTCcatacaaaatgataaaccattttatttacaaattCTACATAATATATTTGCAACTATTTTATTTACTTCCGTACAATTTGATATTTTAACTGAATTTCTTATTGCAAAACAATTACCGAATCAAACACGTATATCGAATGGAcgaattattatattgatcatATCAATGACGGCTgtcattttatatttacttacaatgattatttcatttcaaaaatatcCACAATCATTTGCAAATAGTTCACTGAGATTATGGTGGTCAACCAATGATCCAGGATATTATTGGCATGTTGCAAGTTCAATATTTGAATGGTTTATCGTTATAATGCTTGGTCCACATGTAATGACATATCGATCGTTATTTGAAACCGATATCATtaatttggatgaaaaac AAAAATGTACCAatcataataacaatgatggcAATTAA
- the LOC124497089 gene encoding DNA damage-regulated autophagy modulator protein 1 isoform X3, whose translation MLLGSMIVTFAFILWIFAIRLEQVNPIFPYISDLGLHQPVLSMFTFSLCFASLLLLLVVIIRYRLTRYYLDIYNMDLRWANYSLATGMIMVVSMCATGSIQNDKPFYLQILHNIFATILFTSVQFDILTEFLIAKQLPNQTRISNGRIIILIISMTAVILYLLTMIISFQKYPQSFANSSLRLWWSTNDPGYYWHVASSIFEWFIVIMLGPHVMTYRSLFETDIINLDEKQKCTNHNNNDGN comes from the exons ATGTTATTAGGCTCAATGATTGTAACATTCGCATTTATATT ATGGATATTTGCCATACGTCTGGAACAAGTGAATCCAATATTTCCATATATAAGCGATCTAGGCCTTCATCAACCTGTATTATCAATGTTTACATTTTCACTTTGTTTTGCATcacttttattattgttagtTGTCATCATTAGATATCGTTTAACACGTTATTATCTAGATATTTATAATATGGATTTACGTTGGGCAAATTATTCACTGGCCACCGGTATGATTATGGTTGTCAGTATGTGTGCAACTGGTTCcatacaaaatgataaaccattttatttacaaattCTACATAATATATTTGCAACTATTTTATTTACTTCCGTACAATTTGATATTTTAACTGAATTTCTTATTGCAAAACAATTACCGAATCAAACACGTATATCGAATGGAcgaattattatattgatcatATCAATGACGGCTgtcattttatatttacttacaatgattatttcatttcaaaaatatcCACAATCATTTGCAAATAGTTCACTGAGATTATGGTGGTCAACCAATGATCCAGGATATTATTGGCATGTTGCAAGTTCAATATTTGAATGGTTTATCGTTATAATGCTTGGTCCACATGTAATGACATATCGATCGTTATTTGAAACCGATATCATtaatttggatgaaaaac AAAAATGTACCAatcataataacaatgatggcAATTAA
- the LOC124497089 gene encoding DNA damage-regulated autophagy modulator protein 1 isoform X2: MIQKFIRGLPMLLGSMIVTFAFILWIFAIRLEQVNPIFPYISDLGLHQPVLSMFTFSLCFASLLLLLVVIIRYRLTRYYLDIYNMDLRWANYSLATGMIMVVSMCATGSIQNDKPFYLQILHNIFATILFTSVQFDILTEFLIAKQLPNQTRISNGRIIILIISMTAVILYLLTMIISFQKYPQSFANSSLRLWWSTNDPGYYWHVASSIFEWFIVIMLGPHVMTYRSLFETDIINLDEKQKCTNHNNNDGN; the protein is encoded by the exons ATGATCCAGAAATTTATACGTGGCCTACCAATGTTATTAGGCTCAATGATTGTAACATTCGCATTTATATT ATGGATATTTGCCATACGTCTGGAACAAGTGAATCCAATATTTCCATATATAAGCGATCTAGGCCTTCATCAACCTGTATTATCAATGTTTACATTTTCACTTTGTTTTGCATcacttttattattgttagtTGTCATCATTAGATATCGTTTAACACGTTATTATCTAGATATTTATAATATGGATTTACGTTGGGCAAATTATTCACTGGCCACCGGTATGATTATGGTTGTCAGTATGTGTGCAACTGGTTCcatacaaaatgataaaccattttatttacaaattCTACATAATATATTTGCAACTATTTTATTTACTTCCGTACAATTTGATATTTTAACTGAATTTCTTATTGCAAAACAATTACCGAATCAAACACGTATATCGAATGGAcgaattattatattgatcatATCAATGACGGCTgtcattttatatttacttacaatgattatttcatttcaaaaatatcCACAATCATTTGCAAATAGTTCACTGAGATTATGGTGGTCAACCAATGATCCAGGATATTATTGGCATGTTGCAAGTTCAATATTTGAATGGTTTATCGTTATAATGCTTGGTCCACATGTAATGACATATCGATCGTTATTTGAAACCGATATCATtaatttggatgaaaaac AAAAATGTACCAatcataataacaatgatggcAATTAA
- the LOC124497094 gene encoding putative NAD(P)H nitroreductase YdgI isoform X1, whose translation MYHPHSIIISTVLFIIIVNSQGISNNNNNNNSPFLRDGRFGVYHYDVMAMKGRQVQYPIHPMILARRSLREMNGLSISKSTIMSLFEASRWAPSYYNVQSWRYVYAMRDGPYWDKFVDALVPGNQKWARHAAALIVVLSNKYQIRNGEKKMVESHTFDTGASWMLMALEGTARGLVVHPMSGFDREKIARTIGLNSDDYKIEAMVAVGNRVRAISNEKITDRNPIDKFVSEGIFKEKIYE comes from the exons atgtATCATCCACATTCCATAATTATATCGACagttttattcatcattatcgttaatTCTCAAG gtattagtaataataataataataataatagtccATTCTTGAGGGATGGCAGATTCGGTGTATATCATTATGATGTAATGGCAATGAAAGGACGACAAGTTCAATATCCAATACATCCAATGATTTTGGCACGTCGATCATTACgtgaaatgaatggattatcaatatcaaaatcaacaataatgtcATTGTTTGAAGCATCACGTTGGGCACCATCATATTATAATGTACAAAGTTGGCGTTATGTTTATGCAATGCGTGATGGTCCATATTGGGATAAATTTGTTGATGCATTAGTGCCAGGTAATCAAAAATGGGCTCGCCATGCTGCCGCATTGATTGTTGTATTATCGAATAAATATCAAATACGTAATGGAGAGAAAAAGATGGTTGAAAGCCATACATTCGATACGGGTGCTTCATGGATGTTGATGGCACTAGAAGGTACAGCACGTGGTCTTGTTGTTCATCCTATGTCCGGTTTTGATCGTGAAAAAATAGCACGTACAATTGGTTTGAATagtgatgattataaaatcGAGGCAATGGTTGCCGTTGGTAATCGTGTACGTGCGAttagtaatgaaaaaattactgACCGTAATCCCATCGATAAATTTGTTAGCGAAGGCATTTTCAAAGAgaaaatttatgaataa
- the LOC124497094 gene encoding putative NAD(P)H nitroreductase YdgI isoform X2, producing the protein MYHPHSIIISTVLFIIIVNSQGFNNNNNNNSPFLRDGRFGVYHYDVMAMKGRQVQYPIHPMILARRSLREMNGLSISKSTIMSLFEASRWAPSYYNVQSWRYVYAMRDGPYWDKFVDALVPGNQKWARHAAALIVVLSNKYQIRNGEKKMVESHTFDTGASWMLMALEGTARGLVVHPMSGFDREKIARTIGLNSDDYKIEAMVAVGNRVRAISNEKITDRNPIDKFVSEGIFKEKIYE; encoded by the exons atgtATCATCCACATTCCATAATTATATCGACagttttattcatcattatcgttaatTCTCAAGGTTT taataataataataataataatagtccATTCTTGAGGGATGGCAGATTCGGTGTATATCATTATGATGTAATGGCAATGAAAGGACGACAAGTTCAATATCCAATACATCCAATGATTTTGGCACGTCGATCATTACgtgaaatgaatggattatcaatatcaaaatcaacaataatgtcATTGTTTGAAGCATCACGTTGGGCACCATCATATTATAATGTACAAAGTTGGCGTTATGTTTATGCAATGCGTGATGGTCCATATTGGGATAAATTTGTTGATGCATTAGTGCCAGGTAATCAAAAATGGGCTCGCCATGCTGCCGCATTGATTGTTGTATTATCGAATAAATATCAAATACGTAATGGAGAGAAAAAGATGGTTGAAAGCCATACATTCGATACGGGTGCTTCATGGATGTTGATGGCACTAGAAGGTACAGCACGTGGTCTTGTTGTTCATCCTATGTCCGGTTTTGATCGTGAAAAAATAGCACGTACAATTGGTTTGAATagtgatgattataaaatcGAGGCAATGGTTGCCGTTGGTAATCGTGTACGTGCGAttagtaatgaaaaaattactgACCGTAATCCCATCGATAAATTTGTTAGCGAAGGCATTTTCAAAGAgaaaatttatgaataa
- the spt4 gene encoding transcription elongation factor subunit spt4 has product MADELRTTIPQDLRHLRACLLCSLIKSFEQFEFHGCDNCEDFLGMKNNREMVYDCTSNNFDGLIALTNPEDSWVAKWQKIGRKCVGIYAISVSGRLPAGIVRELKNRGVVYRSRDRSSNV; this is encoded by the exons ATGGCTGACGAATTGAGAACGACGATTCCACAAGATCTACGTCATCTTCGAGCATGTTTACTATGCTCACTTATCAAg TCATTcgaacaatttgaatttcatggCTGTGATAATTGTGAAGATTTTTTgggaatgaaaaataatcgtGAAATGGTCTATGATTGTACGtcgaataattttgatgGTTTAATTGCATTGACAAATCCCGAAGATTCCTGGGTGGctaaatggcaaaaaattg GTCGAAAATGTGTCGGTATATATGCGATTAGCGTATCTGGTCGTTTACCAGCGGGTATTGTTcgtgaattgaaaaatcgtGGTGTCGTATATCGTTCACGTGATCGTTCATCAAATGTttaa
- the LOC124496810 gene encoding LOW QUALITY PROTEIN: uncharacterized protein LOC124496810 (The sequence of the model RefSeq protein was modified relative to this genomic sequence to represent the inferred CDS: deleted 4 bases in 2 codons): MGASLICLTRLLFGFLVFLLTKSPIESSDNDNLLLVQFIFRHGDRSPIRLYHNDKYKIYDFKMGLGELTNRGKQRMFHLGRNLRERYREYLDSMPIKNVHARSSSRKQEYFGTNYIKVDWIDRMGNDTIQRIKQFHDLEFSVYGQSNTYLKLRIGSLIKELIENMNKTLDLKYSYCWDNHIYLYSTHDTLLGYLLSAIGSNIGQPSGLAFELITDDQNWPSIRMYYLNGTDNFFINLLGNALDSNRYRCKCNRNCSYDNFIQMLIELIPENIVQEYSIDPKMRNNNCTCS; encoded by the exons ATGgg TgcatcattgatttgtttgacaagattattatttggctTCTTGGTGTTTTTGTTAACAAAATCACCAATCGAATCGtctgataatgataatttattattggttCAATTTATCTTTAGACATGGTGATCGTAGTCCAATACGATtatatcataatgataaatataaa ATATATGATTTTAAAATGGGACTTGGTGAATTAACTAATCGTGGTAAACAACGTATGTTTCATTTGGGCCGCAATCTACGTGAACGATATCGTGAA TATCTGGATTCGATGCCAATTAAAAATGTTCATGCAAGAAGTTCATCACGAAAACAAGAATATTTTGGCACCAATTATATCAAAGTTGATTGGATTGATCGTATGGGTAATGATACGATCCAGAgaataaaacaatttcatgATCTTGAATTCTCCGTATATGGCCAATCGAATACATATCTTAAACTAAGAATCGGATCATTGATTAAAGAATTAATCGAAAATATGAACAAAACTTTGGATTTGAAATATTCTTACTGTTGGGATAATCATATCTATCTATACAGTACTCATGATACATTGTTGGGATATCTATTATCAGCGATCGGATCAAATATCGGTCAACCAAGTGGTTTGgcatttgaattgataacGGATGATCAAAACTGGCCGTCCATCCGCATGTACTATCTAAATGGAacggataattttttcataaatttgcTCGGAAATGCATTAGATTCAAATAGATATCGCTGTAAATGTAATCGAAATTGTTcttatgataattttattcaaatgttaATCGAATTAATTCCTGAGAATATTGTGCAAGAATATtcaattgatccaaaaatgcgaaataataattgtactTGTTcgtaa
- the LOC124497065 gene encoding apicoplast pyruvate carrier 1 encodes MSYLNDKSKGISSVFGGFLVHLILGTFYTLGNVNTYLTSYIRVHVDPTVTYASSIYINAAFLLGQGTLMMVGGILESKIGPRFTCLIGSFIFSLSIGLTYYTINWGFIWVVFTYGFLSSLGVGMAYVAPLAAGMKWFPKRKGLVNGFIVGGYGLGALVFNYVQTSYLNPLNLSPNPDGYFYAKSILSRVPNLFILLLVIYIIIQIIGCCLLFTPPRQPNEIIFEEGRFLLISSPDEETTFETPLTYNNGYGLNPNSNGSGYSSCEDHNGNIIIGHPSQQTDLTYKQAIRTKEFLLMWLMFALCTQAVQFVNTMYKAFGSQFISDDYFLVFVGSIASIFNAGGRLVWGIFYDKTSFRTCITTMCILLSLLLFTVQISCYYQSKLLYFIWIISIFFTFSGIFVIFPTATAQVFGRLHAGTIYGFLFTAPASMSLCGAFLIQFILKNFGWFGSFATISIFSLMALVLALYFPRDVTHLRNRANFT; translated from the exons ATGTcttatttgaatgataaatccAAAGGAATTTCATCTGTATTTGGTGGTTTTCTTGTCCATTTGATTCTTGGAACATTTTATACTTTGGGCAATGTTAACACATATTTAACATCATATATTCGTGTACATGTCGATCCTACCGTTACATATGcatcatccatatatataaatgcaGCATTTCTATTGGGCCAAGgtacattgatgatggtcggTGGTATATTGGAATCTAAAATTGGTCCCAGATTCACTTGCTTAATTGGTTCATTTATATTCAG TCTTTCAATTGGTTTAACTTATTACACAATCAATTGGGGTTTCATATGGGTCGTATTTACTTATGGATTCTTGTCAAGTTTGGGTGTCGGTATGGCATATGTTGCACCGTTAGCTGCCGGTATGAAA tGGTTTCCTAAACGAAAAGGCCTCGTTAATGGATTTATTGTTGGTGGTTATGGTCTTGGTGCATTGGTTTTTAACTATGTTCAAACATCATATTTAAATCCATTGAATCTATCTCCGAATCCGGATGGTTATTTCTATGCTAAATCGATTCTTTCACGTGTTccaaatttattcatcttATTGCTTGTAATTTATATTATAATCCAAAtaattggttgttgtttgctATTCACACCACCACGTCAACcgaatgaaattatttttgaagAAGGTCGATTTTTGCTTATAAGTTCACCAGATGAAGAAACAACATTTGAAACACCATTAACCTATAATAATGGTTATGGTTTGAATCCAAATAGTAATGGCAGTGGATATAGTAGTTGTGAGGATCATAATGGAAATATCATAATTGGACATCCATCACAACAAACGGATCTTACATATAAACAAGCCATTCGTACTAAAGAATTTCTATTG atgtGGCTAATGTTTGCATTGTGTACACAAGCCGTACAATTTGTCAATACAATGTACAAAGCATTCGGATCACAATTCATttctgatgattattttcttgTATTTGTCGGTTCAATTGCATCAATATTTAATGCTGGTGGCCGTTTAGTATGGGGCATATTTTATGATAAAACATCATTCCGTACATGTATCACTACAATGTGCATCttattatcgttattattgtttacaGTGCAAATATCTTGCTATTATCAAAGTAAATTATTATACTTCATATGGATAATTTCCATATTCTTCACATTTTCCGGTATTTTTGTGATCTTTCCAACCGCAACTGCACAAGTATTTGGACGTTTACATGCTGGTACTATCtatggatttttatttacagCTCCG GCAAGCATGTCTTTATGTGGTGCATTtcttattcaatttattttgaaaaattttggctGGTTTGGATCATTTGCTAcgatttcaatattttcattaatgGCATTAGTATTGGCGTTATATTTTCCTCGTGATGTAACACATCTCCGAAATCGTGCCAATTTTActtaa